The proteins below come from a single Pedobacter sp. MC2016-14 genomic window:
- a CDS encoding glycosyl hydrolase family 28-related protein — protein MNVTIFLFKTILKAGLLTVLLFTCAYAAEIPVIFNSNETVKAGEVFGVQGHGFGEKPELWYSIVKEGDKVLKPSGQFKILSQSKRNISALVPNEQLIKEGSLIALWVKNGKALSKPVFLNKARVVTIEYDQIMPNQALRIFGRNFKFVGSTPRARFVDQKSKASFAAKVSSAEAYILTLQAPADLKAGNSYKIIVSNGIGGSFSEAESEEGISCIASAKDPFALKVPWGTEFTFAGNLYNVKTDPRLVLKAKGDGETDDRKAIQEAVDLASKNGGGVVYFPAGKYKLEIPSGSGIVMKSKVVLKGEGLDKTYIQYGFGTPPPYPNPIGKDGWPNATTEGVAILWPLETTLTGLYDLCLQNVNTSGIWRHSLKNLAPAVKKPGAAGSKYFAARCRFDFAVAWGLSWGYVDRVLITDCIFDSKAQVTWPWLWHCNGSTNFVVRNNRVHYAAGRFGFNDSYNGIVENNHITRIANLANYKGETGGFNIDYAQDVVVLGNRLDVEGGKIENHNQGETILSQGCNAEQMDVGKVSSATATSITDTSKHWARIRMESLGSADHIAIIEGKGTGQWRRLLSNTANTVKIEKAWDVVPDQTSHYSIMRWSAEDWLVKDNILEDNNRGIWFYCGATDLAIVNNKLANSEGIYLRSDQRLMMGRYNLSWDVSINDNEVINTNGFRPAFVCNVLAIGTKPDTLFGVGSIGVEIRRNYVKAHMPNSGTFVRGEGYFNEVLLKNPTYTTGSLKNKATGIIGTIFENNKVENADIGYRLYHNIDQTIIKDATFENVKTPITEAKGTVILPSKTK, from the coding sequence ATGAATGTGACTATTTTTCTTTTTAAAACGATTTTAAAAGCAGGTTTACTAACTGTTTTATTATTTACATGCGCTTATGCCGCAGAAATACCTGTGATCTTTAACAGCAATGAAACTGTAAAAGCAGGCGAAGTATTTGGTGTGCAGGGGCATGGATTTGGCGAAAAGCCTGAACTTTGGTACTCGATTGTTAAAGAAGGCGACAAAGTTTTAAAGCCATCGGGTCAGTTTAAGATCCTGAGCCAATCTAAGCGAAACATTTCGGCCCTTGTGCCTAATGAACAGTTGATTAAAGAAGGAAGTTTAATTGCACTTTGGGTAAAAAACGGAAAAGCCTTAAGCAAGCCTGTATTTTTAAATAAAGCACGTGTTGTAACCATAGAGTACGATCAGATTATGCCAAACCAAGCCTTACGCATATTTGGACGTAACTTCAAATTTGTCGGAAGCACACCAAGAGCGCGTTTTGTAGACCAGAAAAGTAAGGCCAGTTTTGCGGCAAAAGTTAGCAGTGCCGAAGCCTATATTTTAACGCTTCAAGCACCGGCAGATTTAAAGGCAGGCAATAGTTATAAGATCATAGTAAGCAATGGAATTGGCGGCAGTTTTTCTGAAGCGGAGTCTGAAGAAGGCATCAGCTGTATAGCTTCAGCAAAAGATCCCTTCGCCTTAAAAGTGCCCTGGGGAACAGAGTTTACCTTTGCGGGTAACTTATACAATGTAAAAACAGATCCACGCTTAGTATTAAAAGCCAAAGGCGATGGAGAAACGGATGACCGCAAGGCAATACAGGAAGCCGTAGATTTAGCCAGTAAAAATGGTGGTGGTGTAGTTTATTTCCCTGCCGGAAAATACAAACTGGAAATCCCGTCTGGAAGCGGAATTGTAATGAAATCAAAGGTTGTATTAAAAGGTGAGGGATTAGATAAAACTTATATTCAATACGGATTTGGAACGCCTCCACCATACCCAAATCCAATAGGTAAAGATGGCTGGCCAAATGCAACAACAGAAGGTGTGGCTATTTTATGGCCTTTAGAAACTACTTTAACAGGCTTGTATGATTTGTGCCTGCAAAACGTAAATACAAGTGGTATTTGGCGTCACAGTTTAAAAAATCTTGCACCGGCTGTTAAAAAACCCGGCGCTGCAGGTTCTAAATATTTTGCGGCCAGGTGCCGTTTTGATTTTGCAGTAGCATGGGGACTTTCATGGGGATATGTAGACCGTGTGCTGATTACGGATTGTATTTTTGACAGTAAAGCCCAGGTTACCTGGCCATGGTTATGGCATTGCAACGGTTCTACAAACTTTGTTGTGCGTAACAACAGGGTGCACTATGCTGCCGGGCGGTTCGGTTTTAACGACAGTTACAACGGGATTGTAGAAAATAACCACATTACCCGAATTGCCAATTTGGCCAATTATAAAGGAGAAACCGGAGGCTTTAATATAGATTATGCACAAGATGTAGTGGTGTTGGGTAACCGCCTGGATGTAGAGGGTGGGAAAATTGAAAACCACAACCAGGGAGAAACCATTTTAAGTCAGGGATGTAATGCAGAGCAAATGGATGTGGGTAAAGTTTCTTCTGCAACTGCAACTTCTATAACAGACACCAGTAAACATTGGGCACGGATTAGAATGGAATCTTTGGGTTCGGCAGACCATATTGCCATCATAGAAGGGAAAGGTACCGGACAATGGCGGCGATTGTTGAGTAACACAGCGAATACTGTTAAAATAGAAAAAGCCTGGGATGTTGTTCCAGATCAAACGAGCCATTATTCAATAATGCGCTGGTCGGCAGAAGACTGGCTGGTTAAAGACAATATTCTGGAAGACAATAACCGTGGTATTTGGTTTTACTGCGGAGCTACAGATTTGGCGATTGTAAACAACAAATTAGCCAATTCTGAAGGAATATATCTTCGCTCAGACCAGCGTTTAATGATGGGACGTTACAATTTAAGCTGGGATGTAAGTATTAATGATAACGAGGTTATAAATACGAATGGTTTTCGCCCTGCTTTTGTATGTAATGTACTGGCCATTGGTACAAAGCCTGATACCTTATTTGGTGTAGGAAGTATTGGTGTAGAAATTAGAAGAAATTATGTAAAAGCGCATATGCCTAACTCTGGAACTTTTGTGCGGGGAGAGGGTTATTTTAACGAAGTACTGCTGAAAAATCCAACTTATACTACAGGATCTCTGAAGAATAAGGCGACAGGTATTATTGGGACAATATTTGAAAATAATAAGGTTGAAAATGCCGACATAGGTTACCGCTTGTACCACAATATAGATCAAACGATTATAAAGGATGCCACTTTTGAAAATGTGAAAACCCCTATTACAGAGGCGAAGGGAACAGTTATATTACCATCTAAAACCAAGTAA
- a CDS encoding acetylxylan esterase, which translates to MNENTFDKRNQTTTKYNMLKLALSKVKISVTAVLLLFTSFHTFGQDPFLPFLTGKAPVISEDLGTETTPEGLKIHKLVFKSRTVETPEGPKVSLVYAVIVHPAGKGPFPAIVRLHGGGGNADIPAAIGSAKDGYVSLVLDIPGVAGKAKSLKNTISWEKIPKIAAKPTASNSALFDAVLASIQSFYLLRAQPDVDKQKIAIAGASWGGYTATMVASILDKDIAGTYSAYGSGNFLKGAYEKSHIEKLPDAERAEWIKYLDPGSRAKNITKPYLIATASNDRHWSWMAVQATLADVKGPVYTFYSPNDNHAMKYQGSSLMTPFLNHYLKGGPDLPKVILGKSEKLKDGSFQINYTVAAAAKLVGAKVFYTSPADQPVWTERIWSSVDAITNGKGYRATIPAALASKPLDWYVLVTDNNPKLGKDTVSVSSLIQQLK; encoded by the coding sequence GTGAATGAAAATACCTTTGATAAACGAAATCAGACTACAACCAAATATAATATGCTTAAACTGGCTTTATCAAAAGTTAAAATATCCGTTACAGCGGTGCTGCTTTTATTTACTTCGTTTCATACTTTTGGCCAGGATCCCTTTTTGCCTTTTTTAACGGGTAAAGCTCCGGTCATTTCTGAAGATCTAGGTACAGAGACCACACCGGAAGGGCTTAAGATTCATAAGCTGGTTTTTAAATCCAGAACTGTAGAAACCCCTGAAGGACCTAAAGTTTCATTGGTGTACGCAGTAATTGTACACCCTGCCGGTAAAGGCCCCTTTCCTGCAATTGTACGTTTGCATGGTGGTGGAGGTAATGCCGATATTCCTGCTGCTATAGGTTCTGCTAAAGATGGGTATGTATCCCTGGTATTGGATATTCCCGGTGTAGCAGGAAAAGCTAAAAGTCTTAAAAATACAATATCATGGGAAAAAATCCCTAAAATAGCTGCGAAGCCGACAGCATCAAATAGTGCGCTTTTTGACGCTGTACTAGCGTCTATACAGTCATTTTATCTGCTTCGTGCCCAACCAGATGTTGACAAGCAAAAGATCGCCATTGCAGGGGCCTCCTGGGGTGGTTATACCGCAACCATGGTTGCCAGCATTCTGGATAAGGACATTGCCGGTACTTATTCTGCTTATGGATCGGGTAATTTTTTAAAAGGAGCTTATGAAAAGAGTCATATTGAAAAGCTTCCCGATGCAGAACGGGCAGAATGGATCAAATACCTGGATCCGGGGTCAAGGGCAAAAAACATCACTAAACCGTATTTAATTGCAACGGCATCTAACGACAGGCATTGGTCATGGATGGCCGTACAAGCTACATTAGCCGATGTAAAAGGTCCAGTGTATACTTTTTATTCTCCTAATGATAACCATGCCATGAAATATCAGGGTAGCAGCCTGATGACTCCTTTCCTCAATCATTACCTAAAAGGAGGACCAGATCTCCCTAAAGTTATTTTAGGTAAATCAGAGAAATTAAAGGATGGCTCATTTCAAATTAACTATACCGTTGCAGCGGCGGCTAAACTAGTGGGCGCTAAAGTATTTTATACCAGCCCGGCAGACCAGCCTGTATGGACAGAGCGGATTTGGTCATCAGTAGATGCTATTACAAATGGGAAAGGTTACCGGGCAACAATACCGGCAGCGCTGGCCAGTAAGCCCCTGGATTGGTATGTACTGGTTACAGACAACAACCCCAAATTGGGAAAAGATACGGTATCGGTTTCTAGTTTAATCCAGCAATTAAAATAA
- a CDS encoding sialate O-acetylesterase: protein MNKIVLNGFAVAVFALQSYSVKAEVVPNSLFSEHAVLQRNMPVPVWGTARNGEKVTVEFAGQKAETVAADGRWIVKLKPLKAGGPFVMTIKGDNAVTINDILVGEVWVCSGQSNMAFKMATRVTNGVQEIADAKYPQIRQYYVPNKAGQQITDIGSKWIVCSPETITGFTAVGYFFARDLYKKLNIPFGIILSAVGGTPVENWTSREALSSSPEFKNIVSSYENGVSTYPMRLEKYKNEEAAILEKYKLDTATARKEGKPLPNKPSAPQDPAKGGGAGGLYAAMIKPLQPFAIKGTIWYQGEANSGRGKAYQTLFPMMIADWRKAWGQGDFPFYFVQIAPHKGMSPEIREAQFLTAQKVPNTAMAVTIDCGNAEDIHPVFKQPVGARLALAARALAYNEKIEYSGPVYQSMQVDNSKAVLTFSHAKNLVAKGGELKGFQIAGTDKKFVDAKTEIKGNKLVVYSPDVAAPTAVRYGWTNVPDVNLYNEVDIPASPFRTDL, encoded by the coding sequence ATGAACAAAATTGTTTTAAATGGATTTGCAGTTGCAGTATTTGCTTTGCAATCCTATTCGGTTAAGGCGGAAGTTGTGCCCAACAGTCTTTTTAGTGAACATGCTGTTTTGCAGCGAAACATGCCCGTACCAGTTTGGGGGACAGCAAGGAACGGTGAGAAAGTTACCGTAGAATTTGCCGGACAAAAGGCGGAAACCGTTGCCGCAGATGGTAGATGGATAGTTAAGTTAAAGCCATTAAAAGCGGGAGGTCCATTTGTAATGACTATTAAAGGGGATAATGCCGTGACCATTAACGATATCCTGGTAGGAGAAGTTTGGGTATGCAGCGGACAGTCTAACATGGCTTTTAAAATGGCTACCCGGGTTACCAATGGTGTGCAGGAAATTGCAGATGCAAAATATCCTCAAATAAGACAATACTATGTGCCAAACAAAGCTGGCCAGCAAATAACGGATATTGGGAGCAAATGGATAGTTTGTTCACCAGAAACCATCACTGGCTTTACTGCTGTAGGGTATTTCTTTGCACGCGATTTATACAAAAAACTGAACATCCCCTTTGGTATTATCTTGTCTGCCGTAGGTGGAACACCAGTAGAAAACTGGACCAGTCGCGAGGCGCTATCAAGTAGCCCGGAATTTAAAAACATCGTATCTTCTTATGAAAATGGGGTTTCAACCTATCCGATGCGATTGGAAAAGTATAAGAATGAAGAGGCAGCAATATTAGAGAAATATAAACTGGATACCGCAACTGCGAGAAAAGAAGGTAAACCATTGCCCAATAAACCAAGCGCTCCACAAGATCCTGCAAAAGGCGGAGGTGCCGGGGGCTTATATGCGGCAATGATTAAACCCCTGCAGCCTTTTGCCATAAAAGGTACAATATGGTATCAGGGAGAAGCAAATAGTGGCAGGGGCAAGGCATACCAAACATTATTTCCGATGATGATTGCCGATTGGCGCAAGGCATGGGGACAGGGCGACTTTCCCTTCTATTTTGTGCAAATTGCTCCTCATAAAGGAATGAGTCCTGAAATCCGTGAAGCACAATTTCTTACCGCACAAAAAGTACCAAATACAGCTATGGCGGTAACCATAGACTGTGGAAATGCAGAAGACATTCATCCTGTTTTTAAACAACCCGTTGGCGCAAGATTAGCATTGGCCGCAAGGGCATTGGCTTACAATGAAAAAATAGAATATTCTGGACCAGTGTATCAGTCTATGCAGGTAGACAATTCAAAAGCGGTATTAACTTTTAGCCATGCTAAAAACCTGGTTGCAAAAGGAGGGGAGTTAAAAGGATTTCAAATTGCCGGTACAGATAAAAAGTTTGTAGATGCCAAAACAGAAATTAAAGGCAATAAGTTGGTGGTATACAGTCCTGATGTAGCTGCACCCACCGCTGTAAGATACGGCTGGACTAATGTGCCAGATGTAAACCTCTACAACGAAGTGGATATTCCGGCTTCACCGTTTAGAACAGATTTATAG
- a CDS encoding FAD-dependent oxidoreductase, translating into MGILSVLFIYSCTSDSSQNKEYDVVVYGGNSAGVMAAYTAKMQGKSVILIEPGKHLGGLSSGGLGRTDIGNKYAVTGLALDFYRKIGKYYGKLEQWIFEPHVAEDIFNEYVKKAGFEVLYQNRIIAVSKDNGTITEITVEKPSSKRESAKTSIKGKMFIDCSYEGDLMAKAGVSYTVGREANSAYHETHNGVQLGETHQFMDGIDPYKITGDPKSGLVWGVSPDTLAPRGTGDHRVQAYNFRVCLTRDPKNRIAITKPDNYDASRYELLLRYLAKFPKEMEDKKTPQWPALGFELVPNQKTDINNGHSAMSTDMIGMNYDYPEASYEKREKIIKAHEDYTKGMLFFLSQDPRIAKNIRDTMQLWGYPKDEYQDNGNWSPQLYVREARRMVSDYVMTQANCEGKKVAEDGIGMAAYTMDSHHSQRVVVNGMVKNEGDLMVVGFPPYPISYRSIVPKASECKNLIVPVCLSASHIAYGSIRMEPVFMVLGQSAGLAAALAIDGKVAIQALDVRKLQQVLKDYPLADNRPAAEMIIDNEDKNDVRLQGSWAVHKNGTFGPSCLTDSLHNEVKSVRFIPNLPNSGATSVYAYFPKLKNASNQTIVTVFNGKVKKEIVIKLDEIVVLGQDSGDWVPLGTFDMKKGRGNYVEISNKHADGIVVADAILFKY; encoded by the coding sequence ATGGGTATACTCAGTGTGTTGTTCATTTATTCCTGTACATCAGATTCTTCTCAAAATAAAGAATATGATGTTGTTGTGTATGGCGGAAATTCTGCAGGAGTAATGGCAGCTTATACCGCTAAAATGCAGGGTAAATCGGTAATTCTCATTGAACCTGGAAAGCATCTTGGCGGTTTATCCTCTGGCGGACTTGGACGTACGGATATTGGGAACAAATATGCTGTTACCGGTTTGGCTTTAGATTTTTATCGCAAGATTGGTAAATACTATGGAAAACTGGAGCAGTGGATTTTTGAACCTCATGTAGCTGAAGATATTTTCAATGAGTACGTTAAAAAAGCTGGATTTGAAGTGCTCTATCAAAACAGGATCATAGCTGTTAGTAAGGATAATGGAACAATTACTGAAATCACCGTAGAAAAACCAAGCTCAAAAAGGGAATCAGCTAAGACTTCTATAAAAGGGAAAATGTTTATTGACTGCAGTTATGAAGGAGATTTAATGGCAAAAGCTGGTGTTTCTTATACTGTTGGCAGAGAAGCCAATAGCGCCTATCATGAAACGCACAATGGCGTTCAGCTAGGGGAAACTCATCAGTTTATGGATGGTATAGATCCTTATAAAATCACTGGCGATCCAAAAAGCGGATTGGTATGGGGTGTAAGTCCTGATACTTTGGCTCCAAGAGGTACAGGAGACCATAGAGTTCAGGCTTATAATTTCAGGGTATGTTTAACAAGAGATCCAAAAAACCGCATAGCCATTACAAAACCAGATAACTACGACGCGAGTCGTTACGAACTTCTTTTGCGGTACCTGGCTAAATTTCCAAAAGAAATGGAGGACAAAAAAACACCGCAATGGCCCGCATTAGGTTTTGAGTTGGTACCCAATCAAAAGACCGACATCAATAACGGACATTCAGCCATGTCTACAGATATGATAGGAATGAATTACGATTATCCTGAAGCTTCTTATGAAAAGCGTGAGAAAATTATCAAAGCACATGAAGATTATACAAAGGGAATGCTTTTTTTTCTAAGTCAGGATCCCCGTATTGCTAAAAACATCAGAGATACCATGCAGCTTTGGGGCTATCCTAAAGATGAATATCAGGACAATGGCAACTGGTCGCCACAACTTTATGTAAGAGAAGCGCGAAGAATGGTAAGCGATTATGTGATGACCCAGGCCAACTGTGAAGGTAAAAAAGTTGCAGAAGATGGGATCGGAATGGCCGCGTATACCATGGATTCACACCATTCACAACGTGTTGTGGTCAATGGTATGGTTAAAAACGAAGGTGATTTAATGGTGGTGGGTTTTCCGCCTTATCCTATTTCATACCGGTCAATTGTGCCAAAAGCCTCCGAGTGTAAAAACTTAATCGTTCCTGTATGCCTGTCAGCCAGTCATATTGCCTATGGTTCTATACGTATGGAACCAGTATTTATGGTGCTTGGGCAGTCCGCAGGGCTTGCAGCCGCGTTAGCTATTGATGGTAAGGTTGCTATACAAGCTTTAGATGTTCGTAAGCTTCAGCAGGTTCTTAAAGATTATCCTTTGGCAGACAACCGGCCAGCAGCAGAAATGATTATCGATAATGAAGATAAAAATGATGTGCGCTTACAAGGCAGCTGGGCTGTTCATAAGAACGGAACTTTTGGTCCATCTTGCCTTACCGATAGCTTGCACAATGAGGTTAAATCTGTTAGATTTATACCAAACTTACCAAACTCTGGTGCAACGAGTGTGTATGCTTATTTTCCTAAGTTAAAAAACGCATCTAACCAAACCATTGTAACCGTGTTTAATGGAAAAGTGAAGAAAGAGATTGTGATTAAGCTTGATGAAATTGTGGTATTGGGTCAGGATTCAGGAGATTGGGTGCCCCTGGGAACATTTGATATGAAAAAAGGAAGAGGTAATTATGTTGAAATCTCAAATAAACATGCAGATGGGATAGTTGTTGCTGATGCCATTTTATTTAAATACTAG
- a CDS encoding S9 family peptidase: MKLRLILIFIVAFNLAYSQQKKNHAIIDAQDPFTPYLRNTTPKIITELGEETDSIKLKKVIFHSRDVTIDGKVISTNVYAAIARPLKPGNYPGILVLHGGGGAAEIDKIRNWAAKGYIAVSLDLPGVTAPEKVPNSTGFWKTYAYAKNRFTVMPDITRSTIFEGVVAAVQGLYLLRSQPDVFKDKIGITGVSWGGYMTTIVSGLANADITASFSTYGSGFYDTASVFLKELDKMSTADKALWLKYLDAGRRAKYINTPYFIAAATNDNWFYPPAVMATLKAVKGPQNHFFAANANHGAPIPGGNSSTKRVGTMQMEETYFNYFLKSIGLPLPQILKPTGSIDSSTGNYKVKFSAKGKTKITAATVYYSTDSTWTKRKWIAVQAISSNNLNFEAQIPAQVIAKGSFWFASISDDRPVTVSSYLVEIK; the protein is encoded by the coding sequence ATGAAACTAAGATTGATCCTGATTTTTATTGTTGCTTTTAATTTGGCCTACAGTCAGCAGAAAAAGAACCACGCAATCATTGATGCTCAAGATCCTTTTACCCCTTATTTACGCAATACGACGCCTAAAATAATTACTGAATTGGGTGAAGAAACCGACAGCATTAAGCTTAAAAAAGTAATCTTTCATTCCAGGGACGTTACCATTGATGGTAAAGTTATTTCCACAAATGTGTACGCGGCCATTGCCCGCCCCTTAAAACCCGGCAACTACCCGGGTATCCTGGTGCTTCATGGAGGTGGCGGTGCTGCCGAAATAGATAAAATCAGGAACTGGGCAGCTAAAGGTTATATAGCCGTTTCACTTGACCTCCCCGGTGTAACCGCACCTGAAAAAGTACCCAACTCAACAGGGTTCTGGAAAACCTATGCTTATGCAAAAAACCGGTTTACGGTTATGCCTGACATTACCCGCAGCACTATTTTTGAAGGCGTTGTAGCTGCAGTCCAGGGTTTGTACCTGCTTCGTTCGCAGCCCGATGTCTTTAAAGATAAAATTGGCATTACAGGTGTTTCCTGGGGCGGGTATATGACCACCATTGTTTCAGGATTGGCGAATGCAGATATCACTGCATCCTTTTCTACATATGGATCGGGGTTCTATGATACCGCTTCGGTTTTCCTGAAAGAACTTGATAAAATGTCAACAGCAGACAAAGCGCTTTGGCTAAAATATCTGGATGCGGGTAGAAGGGCAAAATACATCAACACCCCATATTTTATAGCTGCCGCAACCAACGACAACTGGTTTTATCCGCCTGCAGTAATGGCCACTTTAAAAGCTGTAAAAGGGCCTCAAAACCATTTTTTTGCAGCCAACGCCAATCATGGTGCCCCGATTCCCGGCGGTAACAGTTCAACGAAAAGGGTAGGTACGATGCAAATGGAAGAAACATATTTTAACTATTTCCTAAAAAGCATCGGGCTGCCATTGCCTCAAATTTTGAAACCAACAGGTAGTATAGACAGCTCTACTGGCAATTATAAGGTCAAATTCTCAGCAAAAGGCAAAACTAAAATTACGGCTGCAACGGTATATTACAGTACCGATTCAACATGGACAAAACGTAAATGGATTGCAGTGCAAGCCATTTCATCCAACAATCTAAATTTCGAAGCACAAATTCCAGCTCAAGTAATTGCTAAAGGTTCCTTTTGGTTTGCCAGTATATCAGACGACAGACCAGTTACTGTTTCCAGTTATCTGGTTGAAATCAAATAA
- a CDS encoding RagB/SusD family nutrient uptake outer membrane protein, whose translation MKKYIILTLFIAVLSTGCKKLINGPDHSTLSTGAIFESARDLDNILYGAYGAIASGHTVAGNWKLFSELLADHVIVNPLITGSTPEDPYDQVYKRALKQAEYADNWRIGYTAIQNANTVIYAIENNLITKEIDPEYSDVTRDKMLGEAYFIRGLCHFELVRFYGKQYQFSTPSTPTSTGIPSPNNSLPNSGVILRTKPSINITKADDIIGQGRATVEETYQLIISDLKKAEDLLPASSLQGLSARRGRATNYAARAILARVYFQQNDFVNAKLEIAKVIGDVPGSITTAYTLVRANAAGATPSLANAQANVIAPFSSTGVITARPTEVIYDLVGSTVVPVNTVLKTKYVQVASTTEAQLAVSATFIADANFNANDTRLTRLITTVASPGGPRYYTRKYDQAAMNVPVIRSVEMILDRAEINAMEASTLPNGSAQHLAALADLVQIRSRVIVNAAAAYPTATTINSTQILAEVRKERIRELAFEGDRFHNLRRLGALGVITNIPNGDRTGAEVLSWNSNKLLFKIPNAEIRSSNNVVQNPD comes from the coding sequence ATGAAAAAATATATAATACTTACCCTTTTTATAGCTGTGCTAAGTACAGGGTGCAAAAAATTAATAAACGGTCCGGATCATTCAACACTTAGTACAGGTGCTATATTTGAATCGGCACGTGATCTGGACAATATCTTATACGGTGCATATGGCGCAATTGCAAGTGGTCATACTGTTGCTGGTAACTGGAAATTGTTTTCTGAGTTATTGGCAGATCATGTTATAGTAAACCCCTTAATTACAGGCAGCACGCCAGAGGATCCTTACGATCAAGTATATAAAAGAGCACTTAAACAAGCAGAATATGCTGATAACTGGCGTATTGGATATACCGCTATTCAAAATGCAAATACAGTTATATACGCCATTGAGAACAATTTAATTACTAAAGAAATTGATCCTGAATATAGCGACGTTACCCGGGATAAAATGCTGGGGGAGGCTTATTTTATCAGGGGATTATGCCACTTTGAACTGGTTAGATTTTATGGTAAGCAGTATCAGTTTAGTACACCTTCTACTCCAACCAGCACAGGTATACCCTCTCCAAACAATAGCCTGCCCAATAGTGGCGTGATTTTAAGAACAAAGCCCTCAATTAATATTACCAAGGCAGACGATATTATTGGACAAGGAAGGGCTACCGTTGAAGAAACTTATCAATTAATTATCAGTGATCTTAAAAAGGCTGAGGATTTGTTACCTGCGTCATCACTGCAAGGTTTATCCGCCCGCAGGGGGAGGGCCACCAATTACGCGGCAAGGGCAATACTTGCGCGTGTTTATTTTCAGCAAAATGATTTTGTTAATGCAAAACTTGAGATCGCAAAGGTTATTGGTGATGTGCCAGGTTCAATAACAACTGCCTATACATTGGTGAGGGCCAATGCTGCAGGTGCAACTCCTTCACTTGCTAATGCCCAAGCGAATGTTATTGCTCCATTTTCCTCAACGGGAGTTATTACCGCCAGGCCAACTGAAGTAATTTATGATCTGGTAGGCAGTACGGTTGTACCTGTTAACACGGTGCTTAAAACCAAGTACGTTCAGGTTGCCAGCACAACTGAAGCACAATTGGCCGTTAGCGCAACTTTCATAGCCGATGCTAATTTCAATGCCAACGATACCAGATTAACAAGGTTAATTACAACAGTGGCCTCTCCGGGCGGTCCTAGATATTATACCAGAAAATATGATCAGGCTGCGATGAACGTACCTGTAATACGTTCAGTAGAGATGATATTAGATAGAGCAGAAATTAATGCTATGGAGGCAAGCACGCTCCCTAACGGCTCAGCGCAGCATCTTGCTGCACTTGCAGATTTGGTTCAGATTAGAAGCAGGGTTATCGTAAATGCTGCTGCTGCCTATCCTACAGCAACAACGATCAATTCAACGCAAATCCTGGCTGAAGTTAGAAAAGAGCGTATCAGGGAACTTGCTTTTGAAGGGGACCGTTTTCATAATTTGCGACGTCTTGGTGCATTGGGTGTTATTACAAATATACCTAATGGAGATCGAACTGGTGCTGAAGTGCTTTCCTGGAATAGCAACAAGTTATTGTTCAAAATTCCTAATGCAGAGATAAGGAGCAGCAATAATGTAGTTCAGAACCCGGATTAG